The following coding sequences lie in one Danio rerio strain Tuebingen ecotype United States chromosome 3, GRCz12tu, whole genome shotgun sequence genomic window:
- the tnrc6c1 gene encoding trinucleotide repeat-containing gene 6C protein isoform X4 — protein MEEKKKKKQEEKKKKEAAQKKAAEQKTKVPDSAKPSPTPPLPNNPSIATNPPVPSASSSTGGNGKRAPSGNNQQQQQPPAAPRYPPREVPPRFRQHEHKQLLKRGQPLPIGSTALVQPASASTTPQPFSCQTNPELPPQSGLTAHYENIPPSRSATTASTNSCSSWDPLIIDERDTEAWPSISCKESHVPAGCPLDTESISDISSMSMATGAGQQGHFSANHTSKANVSHSGGLLSSQGGASRGWGSGQSPASGEGKNEVSSTSVGARGWGSSNFNLNLNPNANPSAWPVLGHEGSGMGGGSSGGSNPPPNLCSPPGTLPSQGSSNSGSIGGPNGNSASNGGSGNGSTTWGSIMPSDSSEPHSTPSTNVSFSSEPQNLNTDGPNHTKQEPRSPGHSLSNWGVGPPGMGSFVQSQGGSSQVNGDREPIWGNGDAKSGGGSKDSDWDSGHWVQGGASGTSGWGQAASSGDWGKHSNIDTKGWNSSGSPTQEQQLNSWVRGPNAPASEGSSDSMECHHRRRDRSSRDETSPILPAQDMDPRVLCNTGWGQTPVRQHTAWETEEAARSNRKNDIGTEAWGSSSNAANVGPTSNSGSANPNSGTTSRPDSGGKSEGPCPSTGAAPGWGTAMSSPQAGSGWADTTSNKKPSIGPGDWGSTSAGGPGGNLQKSGQTWGSEEKSPTWEDSHAKAKPQCWVEGPKSHGWGNGPGGESGSGGEWGEPGDGKKNGPSSSTWEGEGTGLNEGSRGWTKPSAGVGGNWGEAQRPSVPPQGWNNKPQEGTNGNSTSGSMGSWGGPSSVKQSCSGWNGGNGGGVKPDHTGDPTGWEEPSPPSIRRKMEIDDGTSVWGDPSTYNKTVNLWDRNNPGMQGKPGPSNANNVPNNHHHHPHHNQPPIQSHNHGGPNSNNNHISPDNAGPHQTGPSHNRTTHMNPGWGEMTNAHSKPEPLWGEPAAPAASVDNGTSAWGKPPGSCGSWGENGPEVYSRGNGPPGSAPCKPAPKSMQDSWGGGEDMGLSAGQWEQDEGDMWNNTASQESNSSCSSWGNPPKKGPPKGKVTNKQDETWIMNRLIKQLTDMGFPRDPAEEALKSNNMNLDQAMSALLEKKTELDKRGMGMSDYNNGLVNKPMGCRPSVISKESSSDRPPFLDKDAGLADDAQTSPFMPSPSLKLPMGSAALPGQSLGVAMQNLNNRQMQSGVFGSSGAAQARALQQQPPPQPSVPPLNSSQPSLRAQVPQFLSPQVQAQLLQFAAKNIGLNPALLTSPINPQHMTLLNQLYQLQLAYQRLQIQQQMLQAQRSVSGPIRQQEQQVARTINNMQQQIQQHQRQLAQALLMKQQQQQPPPSHPGLHPNAGKSALDTFPSHPQASSLSVSDLQTKEPQSSPNSFSPYPISGLNPNMNVNCMEVGGLSIKDSPQPQSRLSQWTHPNSMDNLSGNSSPMEPNFNKHGAISAGPSLGPPSKPPLDDSYSPYNLISSSDSPASPLAPHDSWGQGKNANDKISNGTNVNWPPEFCPGVPWKGLQNIDPETDPNVTPGSVPSGPTINTNIQDVNRYLLRDRSGGKLSDMKSTWSPGPISHTQASLSHELWKVPQGPRNTTAPTRPPPGLTNTKPSSTWGGNTLGLVASWGGSYSSGTTWSTDSSSRSTSWLVLRNLTPQIDGSTLRTLCMQHGPLITFHLNLTQGNAVVRYSSKEEAAKAQKSLHMCVLGNTTILAEFAGEEEVNRFFAQGQSLTPTTSWQANPGTNQTRLGGGGTAATHPIGHWNSSSLGGGGAGTGSGGKASNELLWGGVPQYSSLWGPPSAEDGRVVGSPTPINTLLPGDLLSGESM, from the exons AGCTGCCCCCGCAAAGTGGCCTGACAGCGCATTATGAGAATATACCCCCCAGTCGCAGTGCCACTACAGCCTCTACTAACAGCTGCAGCAGCTGGGATCCACTGATTATTGACGAGCGCGATACGGAGGCTTGGCCATCAATTTCATGCAAAGAAAGCCACGTTCCTGCAGGATGCCCTTTGGACACTGAAAGTATCAGTGACATCAGCAGCATGAGCATGGCCACTGGAGCTGGCCAGCAAGGCCATTTCTCCGCCAATCACACAAGCAAAGCCAATGTCAGCCACTCAGGAGGCCTGCTCTCTAGTCAGGGTGGGGCCAGCAGAGGCTGGGGCTCTGGCCAATCTCCTGCCAGTGGAGAAGGGAAGAATGAAGTCTCCAGCACATCAGTGGGAGCCAGGGGTTGGGGCTCCTCTAACTTTAACTTGAACTTAAACCCTAATGCCAACCCCTCTGCCTGGCCAGTTCTGGGGCATGAAGGGTCTGGCATGGGTGGCGGCAGCTCAGGGGGAAGCAACCCTCCTCCTAATCTCTGTAGCCCACCGGGCACTCTGCCCAGCCAGGGCTCTAGCAACAGTGGCAGTATAGGTGGTCCCAATGGAAATTCTGCAAGTAATGGTGGCAGTGGCAATGGCAGTACCACATGGGGTAGTATTATGCCCAGTGACTCCTCAGAGCCACACTCCACCCCATCCACGAATGTGTCTTTCAGCTCTGAACCTCAGAACCTTAACACTGATGGACCAAATCACACTAAGCAGGAGCCCAGAAGTCCTGGTCACAGCCTGTCAAACTGGGGGGTTGGACCTCCAGGCATGGGCTCATTTGTTCAATCCCAAGGAGGATCCTCGCAGGTCAACGGGGATAGGGAACCTATTTGGGGTAATGGAGATGCCAAGTCTGGTGGTGGCTCAAAAGACTCTGATTGGGACTCAGGGCACTGGGTACAAGGAGGGGCCTCGGGCACTTCTGGCTGGGGACAAGCTGCCTCATCTGGTGACTGGGGTAAGCATTCCAACATTGACACCAAAGGATGGAATTCTTCAGGCTCTCCCACCCAAGAACAGCAGCTAAATTCTTGGGTCCGTGGGCCCAATGCCCCAGCTAGTGAGGGAAGTAGTGACAGCATGGAATGCCATCATCGCAGGAGGGATCGATCATCAAGAGATGAGACTTCTCCTATTCTGCCTGCCCAGGATATGGATCCTCGGGTTTTGTGCAACACAGGCTGGGGACAAACACCTGTGCGGCAGCATACTGCTTGGGAAACCGAAGAAGCTGCTCGCTCCAACCGCAAGAATGACATTGGAACTGAGGCCTGGGGCTCGTCTTCAAATGCAGCCAATGTAGGACCAACATCTAATTCTGGCAGTGCCAACCCAAACTCAGGCACTACATCCAGACCTGACTCTGGAGGCAAGAGTGAAGGCCCCTGCCCTAGTACTGGTGCTGCACCTGGATGGGGCACAGCAATGTCATCACCCCAGGCTGGCTCTGGTTGGGCAGATACAACCAGCAACAAGAAACCTTCAATTGGTCCTGGAGATTGGGGCAGCACCTCAGCTGGAGGCCCAGGAGGCAACCTGCAGAAAAGTGGTCAGACTTGGGGTTCGGAAGAGAAGTCTCCGACCTGGGAAGACAGTCACGCTAAAGCCAAACCACAGTGCTGGGTTGAGGGACCCAAATCTCACGGGTGGGGTAATGGACCTGGTGGAGAAAGTGGTTCTGGAGGAGAATGGGGTGAACCTGGAGATGGAAAGAAAAATGGTCCCTCCAGCTCTACCTGGGAGGGAGAGGGTACAGGCTTAAATGAGGGATCCAGAGGATGGACCAAGCCTTCTGCTGGAGTAGGAGGAAACTGGGGAGAAGCACAACGCCCCAGTGTGCCACCACAAGGATGGAATAACAAGCCTCAGGAGGGTACCAATGGCAATAGCACCAGTGGAAGCATGGGTTCTTGGGGAGGTCCTAGCTCGGTAAAGCAGAGTTGCTCTGGATGGAATGGAGGAAATGGTGGAGGTGTTAAACCTGACCACACTGGAGACCCCACTGGATGGGAGGAGCCCTCTCCACCCTCCATTCGCCGTAAGATGGAGATCGATGATGGTACCTCAGTTTGGGGTGACCCAAGCACTTACAACAAAACAGTCAATCTCTGGGACAGGAATAACCCTGGAATGCAAGGCAAACCAGGACCTAGCAATGCCAACAATGTACCCaacaaccatcatcatcatccccaTCATAATCAGCCTCCCATACAATCCCACAACCATGGAGGGCCAAACTCAAACAATAATCACATTTCTCCTGATAACGCTGGCCCACATCAAACAGGGCCATCTCACAATAGAACAACCCACATGAATCCAG GATGGGGAGAGATGACAAATGCCCATTCAAAACCTGAACCTTTATGGGGAGAGCCAGCAGCTCCTGCTGCAAGTGTGGACAATGGCACTTCAGCATGGGGCAAACCCCCAGGTAGCTGTGGCAGCTGGGGTGAAAACGGCCCTGAGGTCTATAGCCGAGGCAATGGACCCCCTGGATCTGCCCCCTGCAAACCTG cccCCAAATCTATGCAAGATAGTTGGGGAGGTGGTGAGGACATGGGCCTGTCTGCAGGGCAATGGGAGCAGGATGAGGGTGACATGTGGAACAACACTGCGTCTCAGGAGAGCAACTCCTCCTGCAGCTCCTGGGGCAACCCACCGAAAAAGGGCCCACCAAag GGAAAAGTCACAAACAAACAGGATGAAACCTGGATAATGAATCGTCTCATCAAGCAGTTGACTGACATGGGCTTCCCT AGAGACCCTGCCGAAGAAGCTCTTAAGAGCAACAACATGAACTTGGATCAGGCCATGA GCGCCCTGTTAGAGAAGAAGACGGAACTAGATAAAAGGGGGATGGGAATGTCTGACTACAACAACGGCCTAGTCAATAAACCAATGGGCTGTAGGCCTTCAGTCATCTCCAAAGAATCCTCCTCAGATCGACCCCCTTTCCTGGACAAG GATGCTGGGCTAGCAGATGATGCCCAAACCTCACCGTTTATGCCTTCTCCGAGCCTGAAGCTCCCAATGGGTAGTGCTGCACTCCCTGGCCAGAGTCTAGGAGTTGCCATGCAAAACTTGAACAACAGACAG atgCAGAGTGGAGTGTTTGGTAGTAGCGGAGCAGCACAAGCCCGGGCCCTGCAGCAGCAGCCTCCTCCCCAGCCGTCAGTGCCACCTCTCAACTCGTCCCAGCCTAGTCTACGCGCTCAAGTGCCTCAGTTTCTCAGCCCTCAG GTTCAAGCACagcttttacagtttgcagcaaaAAACATTGGTCTCAACCCTGCACTTTTAACCTCACCAATAAACCCTCAGCATATGACCCTGTTGAACCAACTTTATCAGCTGCAACTG GCGTACCAGCGTTTACAAATTCAGCAGCAGATGTTGCAGGCACAGCGCAGTGTTTCTGGCCCCATCCGACAGCAAGAGCAGCAA GTTGCACGTACAATCAATAACATGCAGCAACAGATCCAACAGCACCAGCGGCAGCTGGCTCAGGCTCTGCTGAtgaaacaacagcagcagcagccgcCCCCCTCACACCCAGGCCTGCATCCCAATGCAGGCAAATCAGCTCTGGACACATTTCCATCCCACCCCCAGGCCTCCAGCCTCTCTGTTTCCGACCTTCAGACCAAAGAGCCGCAGTCTTCTCCAAACTCCTTCTCACCCTACCCTATTT CTGGATTAAACCCTAACATGAATGTAAACTGCATGGAAGTGGGTGGCCTGTCCATTAAGGATTCTCCTCAGCCTCAGTCACGCCTGTCACAGTGGACACACCCAAACTCCATGGATAACCTCTCTGGCAACTCCTCCCCAATGGAGCCCAACTTCAACAAGCATG GTGCCATCTCTGCAGGCCCAAGTTTGGGTCCCCCTAGTAAACCACCACTAGATGACTCCTACAGTCCCTACAATCTGATTTCCAGCTCAGATTCTCCTGCCAGCCCTCTGGCACCTCACGATAGCTGGGGCCAGGGAAAGAATGCCAATGACAAGATCTCCAATGGGACCAATGTTAACTGGCCTCCAG AGTTTTGTCCAGGAGTGCCATGGAAAGGACTGCAGAATATTGACCCCGAGACAGACCCAAATGTGACCCCAGGGAGTGTTCCCAGCGGGCCCACCATCAACACCAATATTCAGGATGTGAACCGCTACCTGCTGAGGGACAGGAGTGGAG GCAAGCTGTCTGACATGAAGTCCACTTGGTCCCCGGGGCCCATCTCGCACACCCAGGCATCTCTATCTCATGAGCTTTGGAAAGTACCACAAGGGCCCCGCAACACGACAGCTCCCACACGGCCACCTCCAGGCCTGACCAACACCAAGCCCTCGTCCACATGGGGAGGAAACACACTTGGTCTGGTAGCTAGCTGGGGCGGCTCCTACTCCtcag GTACCACATGGAGTACAGACAGCTCCAGCAGGAGCACTAGCTGGCTGGTTTTGAGAAACCTCACACCTCAG ATTGATGGTTCAACACTCCGAACACTGTGCATGCAGCACGGCCCGCTCATCACATTCCATCTCAACCTGACACAGGGCAATGCTGTGGTCCGCTACAGTTCTAAAGAGGAGGCTGCCAAAGCCCAGAAATCCCTACACAT GTGTGTTCTGGGAAACACCACTATACTGGCAGAGTTTGCTGGAGAAGAGGAGGTGAACCGCTTCTTTGCACAGGGTCAGTCCCTAACACCCACCACCAGCTGGCAGGCCAACCCTGGCACCAATCAAACACGGCTGGGAGGCGGAGGGACGGCGGCCACGCACCCCATCGGCCACTGGAATAGCAGTAGTCTGGGAGGAGGAGGGGCCGGGACGGGGTCCGGCGGAAAGGCGAGCAACGAGCTGCTGTGGGGGGGTGTACCGCAGTACTCCAGCCTGTGGGGGCCACCCAGCGCTGAGGATGGCCGAGTTGTCGGCAGCCCCACCCCAATCAATACGCTGCTTCCTGGAGACCTGCTGAGCGGAGAGTCCATGTGA
- the tnrc6c1 gene encoding trinucleotide repeat-containing gene 6C protein isoform X3, protein MEEKKKKKQEEKKKKEAAQKKAAEQKTKVPDSAKPSPTPPLPNNPSIATNPPVPSASSSTGGNGKRAPSGNNQQQQQPPAAPRYPPREVPPRFRQHEHKQLLKRGQPLPIGSTALVQPASASTTPQPFSCQTNPELPPQSGLTAHYENIPPSRSATTASTNSCSSWDPLIIDERDTEAWPSISCKESHVPAGCPLDTESISDISSMSMATGAGQQGHFSANHTSKANVSHSGGLLSSQGGASRGWGSGQSPASGEGKNEVSSTSVGARGWGSSNFNLNLNPNANPSAWPVLGHEGSGMGGGSSGGSNPPPNLCSPPGTLPSQGSSNSGSIGGPNGNSASNGGSGNGSTTWGSIMPSDSSEPHSTPSTNVSFSSEPQNLNTDGPNHTKQEPRSPGHSLSNWGVGPPGMGSFVQSQGGSSQVNGDREPIWGNGDAKSGGGSKDSDWDSGHWVQGGASGTSGWGQAASSGDWGKHSNIDTKGWNSSGSPTQEQQLNSWVRGPNAPASEGSSDSMECHHRRRDRSSRDETSPILPAQDMDPRVLCNTGWGQTPVRQHTAWETEEAARSNRKNDIGTEAWGSSSNAANVGPTSNSGSANPNSGTTSRPDSGGKSEGPCPSTGAAPGWGTAMSSPQAGSGWADTTSNKKPSIGPGDWGSTSAGGPGGNLQKSGQTWGSEEKSPTWEDSHAKAKPQCWVEGPKSHGWGNGPGGESGSGGEWGEPGDGKKNGPSSSTWEGEGTGLNEGSRGWTKPSAGVGGNWGEAQRPSVPPQGWNNKPQEGTNGNSTSGSMGSWGGPSSVKQSCSGWNGGNGGGVKPDHTGDPTGWEEPSPPSIRRKMEIDDGTSVWGDPSTYNKTVNLWDRNNPGMQGKPGPSNANNVPNNHHHHPHHNQPPIQSHNHGGPNSNNNHISPDNAGPHQTGPSHNRTTHMNPGWGEMTNAHSKPEPLWGEPAAPAASVDNGTSAWGKPPGSCGSWGENGPEVYSRGNGPPGSAPCKPAPKSMQDSWGGGEDMGLSAGQWEQDEGDMWNNTASQESNSSCSSWGNPPKKGPPKGKVTNKQDETWIMNRLIKQLTDMGFPRDPAEEALKSNNMNLDQAMSALLEKKTELDKRGMGMSDYNNGLVNKPMGCRPSVISKESSSDRPPFLDKDAGLADDAQTSPFMPSPSLKLPMGSAALPGQSLGVAMQNLNNRQMQSGVFGSSGAAQARALQQQPPPQPSVPPLNSSQPSLRAQVPQFLSPQVQAQLLQFAAKNIGLNPALLTSPINPQHMTLLNQLYQLQLAYQRLQIQQQMLQAQRSVSGPIRQQEQQVARTINNMQQQIQQHQRQLAQALLMKQQQQQPPPSHPGLHPNAGKSALDTFPSHPQASSLSVSDLQTKEPQSSPNSFSPYPISGLNPNMNVNCMEVGGLSIKDSPQPQSRLSQWTHPNSMDNLSGNSSPMEPNFNKHGAISAGPSLGPPSKPPLDDSYSPYNLISSSDSPASPLAPHDSWGQGKNANDKISNGTNVNWPPEFCPGVPWKGLQNIDPETDPNVTPGSVPSGPTINTNIQDVNRYLLRDRSGGKLSDMKSTWSPGPISHTQASLSHELWKVPQGPRNTTAPTRPPPGLTNTKPSSTWGGNTLGLVASWGGSYSSVGTTWSTDSSSRSTSWLVLRNLTPQIDGSTLRTLCMQHGPLITFHLNLTQGNAVVRYSSKEEAAKAQKSLHMCVLGNTTILAEFAGEEEVNRFFAQGQSLTPTTSWQANPGTNQTRLGGGGTAATHPIGHWNSSSLGGGGAGTGSGGKASNELLWGGVPQYSSLWGPPSAEDGRVVGSPTPINTLLPGDLLSGESM, encoded by the exons AGCTGCCCCCGCAAAGTGGCCTGACAGCGCATTATGAGAATATACCCCCCAGTCGCAGTGCCACTACAGCCTCTACTAACAGCTGCAGCAGCTGGGATCCACTGATTATTGACGAGCGCGATACGGAGGCTTGGCCATCAATTTCATGCAAAGAAAGCCACGTTCCTGCAGGATGCCCTTTGGACACTGAAAGTATCAGTGACATCAGCAGCATGAGCATGGCCACTGGAGCTGGCCAGCAAGGCCATTTCTCCGCCAATCACACAAGCAAAGCCAATGTCAGCCACTCAGGAGGCCTGCTCTCTAGTCAGGGTGGGGCCAGCAGAGGCTGGGGCTCTGGCCAATCTCCTGCCAGTGGAGAAGGGAAGAATGAAGTCTCCAGCACATCAGTGGGAGCCAGGGGTTGGGGCTCCTCTAACTTTAACTTGAACTTAAACCCTAATGCCAACCCCTCTGCCTGGCCAGTTCTGGGGCATGAAGGGTCTGGCATGGGTGGCGGCAGCTCAGGGGGAAGCAACCCTCCTCCTAATCTCTGTAGCCCACCGGGCACTCTGCCCAGCCAGGGCTCTAGCAACAGTGGCAGTATAGGTGGTCCCAATGGAAATTCTGCAAGTAATGGTGGCAGTGGCAATGGCAGTACCACATGGGGTAGTATTATGCCCAGTGACTCCTCAGAGCCACACTCCACCCCATCCACGAATGTGTCTTTCAGCTCTGAACCTCAGAACCTTAACACTGATGGACCAAATCACACTAAGCAGGAGCCCAGAAGTCCTGGTCACAGCCTGTCAAACTGGGGGGTTGGACCTCCAGGCATGGGCTCATTTGTTCAATCCCAAGGAGGATCCTCGCAGGTCAACGGGGATAGGGAACCTATTTGGGGTAATGGAGATGCCAAGTCTGGTGGTGGCTCAAAAGACTCTGATTGGGACTCAGGGCACTGGGTACAAGGAGGGGCCTCGGGCACTTCTGGCTGGGGACAAGCTGCCTCATCTGGTGACTGGGGTAAGCATTCCAACATTGACACCAAAGGATGGAATTCTTCAGGCTCTCCCACCCAAGAACAGCAGCTAAATTCTTGGGTCCGTGGGCCCAATGCCCCAGCTAGTGAGGGAAGTAGTGACAGCATGGAATGCCATCATCGCAGGAGGGATCGATCATCAAGAGATGAGACTTCTCCTATTCTGCCTGCCCAGGATATGGATCCTCGGGTTTTGTGCAACACAGGCTGGGGACAAACACCTGTGCGGCAGCATACTGCTTGGGAAACCGAAGAAGCTGCTCGCTCCAACCGCAAGAATGACATTGGAACTGAGGCCTGGGGCTCGTCTTCAAATGCAGCCAATGTAGGACCAACATCTAATTCTGGCAGTGCCAACCCAAACTCAGGCACTACATCCAGACCTGACTCTGGAGGCAAGAGTGAAGGCCCCTGCCCTAGTACTGGTGCTGCACCTGGATGGGGCACAGCAATGTCATCACCCCAGGCTGGCTCTGGTTGGGCAGATACAACCAGCAACAAGAAACCTTCAATTGGTCCTGGAGATTGGGGCAGCACCTCAGCTGGAGGCCCAGGAGGCAACCTGCAGAAAAGTGGTCAGACTTGGGGTTCGGAAGAGAAGTCTCCGACCTGGGAAGACAGTCACGCTAAAGCCAAACCACAGTGCTGGGTTGAGGGACCCAAATCTCACGGGTGGGGTAATGGACCTGGTGGAGAAAGTGGTTCTGGAGGAGAATGGGGTGAACCTGGAGATGGAAAGAAAAATGGTCCCTCCAGCTCTACCTGGGAGGGAGAGGGTACAGGCTTAAATGAGGGATCCAGAGGATGGACCAAGCCTTCTGCTGGAGTAGGAGGAAACTGGGGAGAAGCACAACGCCCCAGTGTGCCACCACAAGGATGGAATAACAAGCCTCAGGAGGGTACCAATGGCAATAGCACCAGTGGAAGCATGGGTTCTTGGGGAGGTCCTAGCTCGGTAAAGCAGAGTTGCTCTGGATGGAATGGAGGAAATGGTGGAGGTGTTAAACCTGACCACACTGGAGACCCCACTGGATGGGAGGAGCCCTCTCCACCCTCCATTCGCCGTAAGATGGAGATCGATGATGGTACCTCAGTTTGGGGTGACCCAAGCACTTACAACAAAACAGTCAATCTCTGGGACAGGAATAACCCTGGAATGCAAGGCAAACCAGGACCTAGCAATGCCAACAATGTACCCaacaaccatcatcatcatccccaTCATAATCAGCCTCCCATACAATCCCACAACCATGGAGGGCCAAACTCAAACAATAATCACATTTCTCCTGATAACGCTGGCCCACATCAAACAGGGCCATCTCACAATAGAACAACCCACATGAATCCAG GATGGGGAGAGATGACAAATGCCCATTCAAAACCTGAACCTTTATGGGGAGAGCCAGCAGCTCCTGCTGCAAGTGTGGACAATGGCACTTCAGCATGGGGCAAACCCCCAGGTAGCTGTGGCAGCTGGGGTGAAAACGGCCCTGAGGTCTATAGCCGAGGCAATGGACCCCCTGGATCTGCCCCCTGCAAACCTG cccCCAAATCTATGCAAGATAGTTGGGGAGGTGGTGAGGACATGGGCCTGTCTGCAGGGCAATGGGAGCAGGATGAGGGTGACATGTGGAACAACACTGCGTCTCAGGAGAGCAACTCCTCCTGCAGCTCCTGGGGCAACCCACCGAAAAAGGGCCCACCAAag GGAAAAGTCACAAACAAACAGGATGAAACCTGGATAATGAATCGTCTCATCAAGCAGTTGACTGACATGGGCTTCCCT AGAGACCCTGCCGAAGAAGCTCTTAAGAGCAACAACATGAACTTGGATCAGGCCATGA GCGCCCTGTTAGAGAAGAAGACGGAACTAGATAAAAGGGGGATGGGAATGTCTGACTACAACAACGGCCTAGTCAATAAACCAATGGGCTGTAGGCCTTCAGTCATCTCCAAAGAATCCTCCTCAGATCGACCCCCTTTCCTGGACAAG GATGCTGGGCTAGCAGATGATGCCCAAACCTCACCGTTTATGCCTTCTCCGAGCCTGAAGCTCCCAATGGGTAGTGCTGCACTCCCTGGCCAGAGTCTAGGAGTTGCCATGCAAAACTTGAACAACAGACAG atgCAGAGTGGAGTGTTTGGTAGTAGCGGAGCAGCACAAGCCCGGGCCCTGCAGCAGCAGCCTCCTCCCCAGCCGTCAGTGCCACCTCTCAACTCGTCCCAGCCTAGTCTACGCGCTCAAGTGCCTCAGTTTCTCAGCCCTCAG GTTCAAGCACagcttttacagtttgcagcaaaAAACATTGGTCTCAACCCTGCACTTTTAACCTCACCAATAAACCCTCAGCATATGACCCTGTTGAACCAACTTTATCAGCTGCAACTG GCGTACCAGCGTTTACAAATTCAGCAGCAGATGTTGCAGGCACAGCGCAGTGTTTCTGGCCCCATCCGACAGCAAGAGCAGCAA GTTGCACGTACAATCAATAACATGCAGCAACAGATCCAACAGCACCAGCGGCAGCTGGCTCAGGCTCTGCTGAtgaaacaacagcagcagcagccgcCCCCCTCACACCCAGGCCTGCATCCCAATGCAGGCAAATCAGCTCTGGACACATTTCCATCCCACCCCCAGGCCTCCAGCCTCTCTGTTTCCGACCTTCAGACCAAAGAGCCGCAGTCTTCTCCAAACTCCTTCTCACCCTACCCTATTT CTGGATTAAACCCTAACATGAATGTAAACTGCATGGAAGTGGGTGGCCTGTCCATTAAGGATTCTCCTCAGCCTCAGTCACGCCTGTCACAGTGGACACACCCAAACTCCATGGATAACCTCTCTGGCAACTCCTCCCCAATGGAGCCCAACTTCAACAAGCATG GTGCCATCTCTGCAGGCCCAAGTTTGGGTCCCCCTAGTAAACCACCACTAGATGACTCCTACAGTCCCTACAATCTGATTTCCAGCTCAGATTCTCCTGCCAGCCCTCTGGCACCTCACGATAGCTGGGGCCAGGGAAAGAATGCCAATGACAAGATCTCCAATGGGACCAATGTTAACTGGCCTCCAG AGTTTTGTCCAGGAGTGCCATGGAAAGGACTGCAGAATATTGACCCCGAGACAGACCCAAATGTGACCCCAGGGAGTGTTCCCAGCGGGCCCACCATCAACACCAATATTCAGGATGTGAACCGCTACCTGCTGAGGGACAGGAGTGGAG GCAAGCTGTCTGACATGAAGTCCACTTGGTCCCCGGGGCCCATCTCGCACACCCAGGCATCTCTATCTCATGAGCTTTGGAAAGTACCACAAGGGCCCCGCAACACGACAGCTCCCACACGGCCACCTCCAGGCCTGACCAACACCAAGCCCTCGTCCACATGGGGAGGAAACACACTTGGTCTGGTAGCTAGCTGGGGCGGCTCCTACTCCtcag TAGGTACCACATGGAGTACAGACAGCTCCAGCAGGAGCACTAGCTGGCTGGTTTTGAGAAACCTCACACCTCAG ATTGATGGTTCAACACTCCGAACACTGTGCATGCAGCACGGCCCGCTCATCACATTCCATCTCAACCTGACACAGGGCAATGCTGTGGTCCGCTACAGTTCTAAAGAGGAGGCTGCCAAAGCCCAGAAATCCCTACACAT GTGTGTTCTGGGAAACACCACTATACTGGCAGAGTTTGCTGGAGAAGAGGAGGTGAACCGCTTCTTTGCACAGGGTCAGTCCCTAACACCCACCACCAGCTGGCAGGCCAACCCTGGCACCAATCAAACACGGCTGGGAGGCGGAGGGACGGCGGCCACGCACCCCATCGGCCACTGGAATAGCAGTAGTCTGGGAGGAGGAGGGGCCGGGACGGGGTCCGGCGGAAAGGCGAGCAACGAGCTGCTGTGGGGGGGTGTACCGCAGTACTCCAGCCTGTGGGGGCCACCCAGCGCTGAGGATGGCCGAGTTGTCGGCAGCCCCACCCCAATCAATACGCTGCTTCCTGGAGACCTGCTGAGCGGAGAGTCCATGTGA